In Pseudomonas sp. ADAK2, the genomic window AAACTGCGTGAGGCCGGGCTGGCCGGGCAAATCGAAGTGGCTTCCGCCGGCACTGGCGACTGGCACGTCGGCAAGGCCCCGGACAAACGCAGCCAGGCTGCGGCCAAGTTGCGTGGTTATGACCTTTCAGCCCAGCGTGCGCAGCAAGTCAGTCGTGCGGATTTCGCCACTTACGACCTGATCCTGGCGATGGACAACAGCAATCTGCGCAACCTCAAGGCCCTGCAACCGGCCAAGGGCAAGGCTGAGCTGGATCTATTCCTGCGTCGCTATGCCTCTGAAATCGACGAAGTGCCGGACCCGTACTACGACGGCGACCAAGGCTTCGAGCAAGTATTGGATTTGATCGAGCGCGCCAGTGATCTGCTGGTGATCGAGCTGAAGGGACGCTTATGAGTTTGCAGGTCCAACCCCAGGTTTCGCTCAAACCGTTCAACAGTTTTGGCGTGGATGTCCGGGCTCAGCTATTTGCCGAAGCCCACAGCGATGCCGAAGTGCGTGAAGCGCTGGCCTATGCCGTGGCGCATGACGTGCCGTTGTTGGTGATTGGCGGCGGCAGCAACTTGCTGCTGACCGCCGATATCCAGGCCTTGGTGTTGCGCATGGCCACCCGTGGCATTCGCGTACTCAACGATGACGGCAGCCAGGTGGTGATCGAAGCCGAGGCCGGCGAGCCTTGGCATCCGTTTGTGCAACACACCTTGGCCCAGGGCTTGTCGGGGCTGGAAAACCTCAGCCTGATCCCCGGCACTGTCGGCGCGGCACCGATGCAGAACATCGGCGCTTACGGCGTCGAGATCAAGGACGTGTTCGCCGGCCTCACCGCGCTGGATCGTCAGACCGGCGAACTGCGCGACTTCACGCTGGAAGAATGCAACTTCGCCTACCGCGACAGCCTGTTCAAACAGCAGCCGGGACGTTGGTTGATCCTGCGGGTCCGGTTCACCCTGAACCGCACCGCGCATTTGCATCTGGAATACGGTCCGGTGCGTCAGCGCCTGACCGAGCAGGGCATCGATCAGCCGACGCCGACCGATGTCAGCCAGGCAATTTGCAGCATCCGCAGCGAAAAACTCCCGGACCCGGCTGTGCTCGGCAATGCCGGCAGTTTCTTCAAGAATCCGTTGGTGCCAGCGGCGCTGGTGACCCGGCTCAAGCTTGAATACCCGGACCTGGTGGCCTATGCGCAACCGGACGGGCAGATGAAACTGGCGGCGGGCTGGCTGATCGAGAAGGCCGGCTGGAAAGGTTTCCGTGACGCGGATGCTGGTGTGCATAAATTGCAGGCGCTGGTGCTGGTCAACTACGGCGGCGCGACCGGTCTGCAACTGCTGGCGCTGGCGCAACGGATCCAGGCAGACATTTCGCAACGCTTCAGCGTTGAGCTGGAAATGGAGCCCAATCGCTATTGAGGCTACGCTTTCAGGATCGACTTCGAAGCCCTGCACACTTCAAATGTGCAGGGCTTTTTTGTTAATGCTGGGTTAACTTAGCCCCCTAACGATGCAAGCATTTGCTCCACCAAAGGCCCGATGCAGACGCTGTCGTCTGCGTAAGAGAGCCCATTAGCCTGAGCCGATCTGCGTGACCCCCCGCCAACCCCCGGCGGCAGATTGCTCGACCCCATAACCCTGACCTATGCGGGCGTGCCCATGATTACCCTGAAACTTAATGG contains:
- a CDS encoding low molecular weight protein-tyrosine-phosphatase, yielding MRVLFVCLGNICRSPTAEGVLRHKLREAGLAGQIEVASAGTGDWHVGKAPDKRSQAAAKLRGYDLSAQRAQQVSRADFATYDLILAMDNSNLRNLKALQPAKGKAELDLFLRRYASEIDEVPDPYYDGDQGFEQVLDLIERASDLLVIELKGRL
- the murB gene encoding UDP-N-acetylmuramate dehydrogenase, with translation MSLQVQPQVSLKPFNSFGVDVRAQLFAEAHSDAEVREALAYAVAHDVPLLVIGGGSNLLLTADIQALVLRMATRGIRVLNDDGSQVVIEAEAGEPWHPFVQHTLAQGLSGLENLSLIPGTVGAAPMQNIGAYGVEIKDVFAGLTALDRQTGELRDFTLEECNFAYRDSLFKQQPGRWLILRVRFTLNRTAHLHLEYGPVRQRLTEQGIDQPTPTDVSQAICSIRSEKLPDPAVLGNAGSFFKNPLVPAALVTRLKLEYPDLVAYAQPDGQMKLAAGWLIEKAGWKGFRDADAGVHKLQALVLVNYGGATGLQLLALAQRIQADISQRFSVELEMEPNRY